The following nucleotide sequence is from Coffea eugenioides isolate CCC68of chromosome 10, Ceug_1.0, whole genome shotgun sequence.
ATCGAAGATTCTGTTTTAAATGCAGCTGGAATTTGTTAGCATGCTTTTTTATTTtgtcctttctttccttttcttgaaaGTATTCCATGTCCTATCTGATGGTCTTCAAACACTGCACTTACAAGATAGTTTGTTGTGCAGCTGTGGCTCTTGTGGCTATGAGCTGAACTTGAGCTCTTCCAGCCGCAATACCTCCAAAATCGGATCAAAGTATGATAAATCCATAAAGAAAGGGATAATATCCTTCTTCTACATCGATGAATCCAGATTTACTCAAGTTGAAGTGTTAAAGTGTGTACCCAATTTTATCTTCAAGCACTCATGGGGTTTGCTCCACCGGAAAATGAAACTGCTGTGCCGTAACTGTGGTAATCACATTGGAGATGCTTATGAAGATAATGCCGCTCTTGTAACAAACGAATCGGATTTTTCCTCCAACAGTGAAAGCTCTAGCCAAAGAAAGTATGACATCAGAATCCGCTGCTTGCAACCATCTTCAGTTCAAGCTGTTACTCCTGTTTTGTGATGTATGTTCTCACAAATTCGCGTAAATCTGTACAGTGGGAAACCCTTCTCTTATTCTGCAGTTTGTACACATTTTTGTCAGGCAACATTTATATATCAGTTTCTGTATATTCGTTGACAATTGTTTAACGTATAAAAGCACAGCAAAACTAATGGAGTTTTTTGGGATTCCGTATTCAATTGTACTTGTCCCTTTGCATGTTTTGTTGTATAAATTACATTTAAGTTGAAAAAACTTCATTTTGACATGCATTTTGCAGAGTTGAATTGTATGGCaatctttttgaaaatttcataaaagAGTGGCTATCAAATTAAGTTTTAGGTTGTCCTTTTCTTCATGATCTTAACATAGGTACAATAATATGTCTATAAAAACTCAACAGCTCCTGAAATTGGGCCAATATAGTTATTCCACTAGCAATGTGGTAACTTGAGGGGTTCAGGTGCTGGGCAGATTCAAGAGTTTAGTATGCCTATATAAACTCAAAGCCACCTGTTCCGTTGTGTTTAGCGCAGTTTTAGTTTTGCTGAATACTGCATGGTGGCACCAATTTTAGTGGGCACGCACCAATGGCGGCAAGCTTTGGGCATGTTTTTTAGTCCCTTCCCAAACTCAACCCTTTCCTTAAAAATCGTCCCTACAATCCTTCCCACCCTCAACTActaggctttttttttttttttttacctcccACCGATCCATACAACCCTTCTCACCCTTAATTGCAAAATTCAGGATTTGAACCCTGAATCTAACAGTGGGAGAGCTCTAAGAGTCCTCTCCTAACCATTAGGTTAATCCAAATGGTCGTCTATATACTATTTAATTTGGATTCCTGAATCTAATAGTGGGAGAGCTCTAAGTGTCCTCTCCTAACCATTAGGTTAATCCAAATGGTTGTTAATATACTATTTAATTTGGATGCATGACAACTAATGTCAATATGAATTTTAATCCAAATTCTGCACATGTACCACGCATTCAAACCCGATAGTGTATGTACTGTTAGATTGATCCTATTTTCATATAGTCTACTTAATcgtgaaaattttcttcaaatttgttGTAACCTAGCTCTAGTattggattaaaaaaaaatagatcaTGAACAGCAAGTAACGGTATTGTGGCACATCTTGCAACAAAGAGTCCATAATCAATGACCTTGTGCCAAAACTTCACAATGTGACTACTATGTTTCCCATTTGTGAAATTGCAAAATAGGCCAAAAAAATTCTGGATGGTCCTCGAATTATTAAGTGGTTGATTTTTAACTCTCTAACTATTAAGTGCGTATTTTTGCCCTTGAACTTGTAACAGGACACTTCAGTCTTCATAAGGTAATGTTCCCCATTTATTAAATTGCAAAATGGGTAAAAAATCTGGTTGGCCCTAAAATTATTAGACTGATCGACTTTTACCCCTCTAACTTGAGTATATGGCCCCGTTtgacaagtgagttttttgggtgtttgtctaaaattttactgtagttcactgtagaaatttttttaaaatttttttgaaatatgtaaatttttgaattattttgcagtgtatagtttaaaaactttgaaaagttttttgagattactgtagttaaagtttttaaaaaacttgtagtaGACAGTTCAATTGGTGTAAAACTCAAGTGGCAAACAGGGTCTATATTTCCTTGGACCCAAAGAGTTGTTTCTCGGAATGATTGCTAGTGTGGAGTTAGTTGTTGTCCAATGAACTTCCTTTTTAACTTTCACAATTCAAATTCTGAAAAATTAGAGTAAGATGATGTAAAATAAACAAGGGACTAATGGTTAAAGATGAAACATTAGGAGTACTCAATTCTAATTCCCCTTCCCCTCTTCACTTCTTAAATCCCATCCTTCTCCTgctaggaatttttttttttcaaaacaagaaatagaaataaaaagaatgaaaattaTGCTTCGCCTTTTCAAAGATGGCAAATATTCAGGCACCCGAAAATCCAAATGAGTTGCAAGGAAAATGGAGACAGTCATCTAACTGTTTGATGCTCTACGCGTCCCAAACACTTTAAAGATCTTGAAAATGTATAATAATTTAAAGAGAAAttaaatgaatgaaatgtattagttattgaattttaaagtaaaacaaatttttaaagATTTTATCCGGTTgactttttgaaatttttggttccgaTATAACCCGTCTTATTTCTTAAGCACTCGAGAGAATTTTGTTTAGCTTCACGTTTCAAATCATGGAAAAATCTAAGCTAGTAAGACAATATAATTTATTCAAGAAAAAGCTATAATTCTATTAATTTTGattgaatgaagaaattgagaaGGTCCCAGGATCTAACTTATTAATATGGATCTTAGGTAGGTGATCATAAGATTTTTGGTTCAACTCTCACTTCCGCATGAGGTGTGGAGTCTTcctttttaataataataataataaaggataggctaaaaaaaaaaaaagaaatcaaatctGTAATCAAACCGCAGAAGATCCATAATCCCTTCAAATCTGTCATCTAGCTCTAATTACTGATGAacttagggtctgtttgataatataaaaaagtgctgaaactgaaccatttcagatattcagatattttgagtgtttgataaatgaaaatttatCTGCTGAACTTGTgtatatttttttcagcacaagaatcctaactgaatgcttaattctgataagaatcaatagaactacttcaactaccttatcctatctaccaaatctattcttgtttgttaattatgttcaaaattcttatctaattaaacaacctaatatGCTCTATCTAACggtttttagtttctcttttctccctttttaatgactttcacatcttctccatactcctcatataatatatttcattttttatattaatttgatttaaaaataaatattgtcattttcatacctaacaattttaaactaattaaatcataaattctatttcttttttgaatgaaaggatataagggtaaaattgtcaaattaaactaattaagcattcagttacaaatatttatcaaacagtataaataggtttagcattaaaattcagacatttatataatttttttcagtgcttaaaattcagcaaattaattatttcagtattcagattttaaaattcagacttcagaattcagattcaattttatcaaatagaACCTTAGACTTATCAcgcctacttttttttttttcttctgagTAAGACAACAAGCAATGGTGCTGTGGAACATCATCTTGCAGCGCAAggaataaaattaattagagaaCGACTTTGTTTGAAAGCTTCCCATTTCTTAATAGCTAAGCACAAAAAGTCAAGGTCACCAGTTAATGCATAAGAAAACCTTTCATGAGGTGGACTATTTCTTTGATCATTAGACAATAGACATTCTTCCACGGAGCAAAGTAACTACacgtttgaattttttttttctggcatTTTGAACTTTTGGAAGGTAAACCAATCTGTGAATTTCTCCCATACTAGGAAAGGATTGCAAAAAAAAGGGTAATCCAATCTTTTGCTGGTCCTTTTGTGCCTTCTAGACAAAACTACTTCAGTAAAGTAAAGAGGCTAacatatatgtttttttttttatttaaaccTTTTTTAGTGTAAGGGGGAGGGCTAGTTCGAGTCCTCCTACTTACACTCTTTTCTCCCGAATCACCTAAGTTATTTCTTTCCTAGTTTACGATATATGTTtaaaaaactttactgtaaaATTTTTTGTTGTAAAATATCTTTATTTGCACTATTTGTAAGGTGATTTTCCAAATGTGACTGAAAAATGACAAAACGGGCTGTGACCAATGACTAGTGAAAGGGAAGAGGTGGTGCCCGGCTTGCCTGCGGAGGGCAATGTGTGGTGTCACTGGTGTGGCAGGGACTGGGAAGCTATGGAAGAGAGGGGAGGCGGGAGGGAAAGGAGGGGGAAGGTTGTGGGGAAAGGTGGGATTGGTGGTAGGGTTACTATATATGTGTGTTTCATAGATAGAAAGTTCTTTATATATAGGTGCGAAACAGAGCAATGTTGTTGGAAAAGCTTCAAATGCAAATAGAGCCATAGTGTGGAAGAGTACTATAGAGATATTAATAGTTGTTcgatcattttttcttttaacgtTTGCAAATCAAATATATTCAAAGTTTAAATTTCGATAGATGAAGAATAATATGTAGAATAAGAGAAGGCaaagtaattgaaaaaaaaagaatttatgCTTTCACTTTTCAAATATGGCAAACAATTTGAAGTACCTGAATGTGTAATATATTACTAATTCGGTCTGTCTAACTGGTGTccttaatatatattttaaatgtCATATTTTGGAAATGTAACATTAAttaaagaaagtaaataaatacaagggaGGTAGGGAAGATTAAATAGGGAAAGTATATACATGTACGAGAgggtaataattattagtatgtatatatatatatatatatatatatatatatatatatgaggtaAATTAGGTGAACATTAGATGTGTTAACGAATAACCTATCAGCACCCGTTATATCCTTATAATTTGCTAGGATGGAATGGAGGCTTATAGTTAACTAATATCTCGATTAGTTATTGGATTGATTGAgtttaaaaataaatgaaatgctgCCATTagtataaagtaataatttaaaattgtaTTTTTTCCTAACAAATGAGGTTTTttggtgtttgtctaaaactttactgcaACTCACTGTAGAAATTgtaggaaaatttttttgaagtgtgtacatttttgaatattttgaagtgtatagtttaaaaactttgaaaatttttttaaggttACTGTAATTAAAGTTGtaaaaaaacttgtagcaaaATAAACTTAGCCAAACTAAATATGCCTTACGAGTGGTAGATGAGAAGGTGTGGCAGGAATCATTTCCTGACTGGCTATGTAGTTTAGCTAGTAAAGATGTAGGAGCACATGCTCCTGTTTTGTAACTTTTGATTTGTCTAATGAAAGTGTTatcgtttgaaaaaaaaaataaaataaacttagCCAAAAACTTGTTTGCCAAACAGCTATTAGGATTTCTATACACAATTTGCTATGTAGATGGAAACAACCACACTTATAACTAAATTTGGTACCATAGCGGTTGCACCTGGAACTGCACCATGTATTTAATGGTCGAGATATTCTCTGTAGTTCCAAAGAAATAGGATCCCTTATAACTATTCTTGCTTCAGATTCGATTTAATTTCACTGTTTCAAACTACTAACAATCGGGGCTTTTTGAAAAGTGCTAATTGTGCacattataaaaaattttaaattagaaagaaaaatgtcattaaaatttcctttttttttttatctcttttgTAGTTGATATAATTACCTATATTTGAGCGAAATGTTTTATTTCTATTGAAGAACTTCTGCATTTCTATGTTCTTCCAGCAATCTTTTAGTCCAACCTAACAGCGTATAACGTTTAATACTtcaaattaatttaaaattgtcGTTCACGCAAGCCACGATTGACTTTTCAACAGCAAGTGGTCCAAAAACTCGAAAGACTTGTTTACTAATCCACTTTACCATGG
It contains:
- the LOC113749906 gene encoding uncharacterized protein At4g08330, chloroplastic is translated as METTKRYLNYHQSPSFGSSMRDVTYSCGSCGYELNLSSSSRNTSKIGSKYDKSIKKGIISFFYIDESRFTQVEVLKCVPNFIFKHSWGLLHRKMKLLCRNCGNHIGDAYEDNAALVTNESDFSSNSESSSQRKYDIRIRCLQPSSVQAVTPVL